The Corylus avellana chromosome ca8, CavTom2PMs-1.0 genome has a segment encoding these proteins:
- the LOC132189545 gene encoding LOW QUALITY PROTEIN: ricin B-like lectin EULS3 (The sequence of the model RefSeq protein was modified relative to this genomic sequence to represent the inferred CDS: deleted 2 bases in 1 codon) — MCLNFPCFPFRRRQTFRVFSKADPTYSVTIRDGHVILARSDPSDELQHWYKEDYGTSVNDVNGFPSFALVNKATGQAMKHAIGDTHPVQLKSYGSAESADVLDESILWTEAKELGEGFRAIRMANNTGLNVDAFVGEEKSGGGSVRDGTTVGLWQWHGRDNQIWKIIPY, encoded by the exons atgtGCCTGAATTTTCCCTGCTTCCCATTTAGGCGGAGGCAGACTTTCAGGGTGTTCTCGAAGGCGGACCCCACCTACTCGGTCACAATCCGAGACGGCCACGTCATTCTCGCGAGATCTGATCCGTCAGATGAGTTGCAGCACTGGTACAAAGAAGACTACGGCACAAGTGTGAATGACGTAAACGGGTTTCCAAGCTTTGCTCTTGTTAACAAAGCCACCGGTCAGGCAATGAAGCACGCCATTGGAGACACTCATCCTGTGCAGCTGAAATCTTACGGTAGTGCTGAATCTGCTGATGTTCTTGACGAGTCCATCCTGTGGACTGAGGCCAAG GAGTTGGGTGAAGGCTTCCGAGCTATAAGAATGGCGAATAACACTGGACTGAATGTGGATGCTTTTGTTGGCGAAGAGAAATCCGGAGGTGGTTCTGTGCGTGATGGCACTACTGTAGGGCTGTGGCAGTGGCACGGCCGGGATAACCAGATTTGGAAGATCATTCCCTACTGA